The Desulfomonilaceae bacterium genomic interval TTTGGAGCATGTATGCGCTTGGCCACGGTGACTGCCAACATGGAAATTCCTGTTCCAGCGAAAACCACGTCACCGTCATTTATAAGCCTTCCCGCTGTAATAGCCATCATCTCGAGTTCGGAATATCCGCCCATAAAACTTGTCCTTTACCTTCGATCTAGTCCAGGAGCATATCCCAAGGTAGGATCCGCCTTGATCTTTAGCAACTGCGATACCCCTATCTTTTCAAGGTAGGTCTCCTGATCCGGTATGTCATAAACCCACTCCTTGAGATAGCGCTTAAAGTCATTGTCATCATGGGCCATGTTACTGTACAGCCTCAGATGTGATGGGTCATAGTCATAGAAATAGTGGCAAGCGGTCGGATGGGCTGCCATCGGCGCCTTTACCACCGCATCTATCAAGAAAGGAGGAAGAGAGTTCTGGTCTGGGTCACGTCGAATCTCAGATCTGGAAAGAATTTTCTCGCATGTGACTATCACCTTGGACGCGGACTTAGCCTGCTCCAGATCGGCAAAGGTCAATCCCTTTATTCGGACTGTTCCATCTTCGCCGACGTATTGGGCGTGAATGATACATACATCTGGATTTAGGGCCGGCAAGAGGACAACTTTATCATTTTCTTTCCCGAAAGGATTTGGGACAATTTCAAGTTTCTTTGATGGTATTTTCCCCTTACCTCTGTCCTCTTCAGGAAAGCCATCGAGACGCACAATATCGGTTTCGAGACCAGATTTGGTAACCATGAAC includes:
- a CDS encoding CoA-transferase, with protein sequence MLEDNLGSKLMTAKEAVEKFVKNGDQLALGGFTVNRNPMFIAREIIKQRMQRLHVVCHSHGQALDLLIGAGCVSHLEIAYGGLGRFASTCIRFRKAVTSGLIKIEDYSNYQMSLRFLGGAMGLPFMVTKSGLETDIVRLDGFPEEDRGKGKIPSKKLEIVPNPFGKENDKVVLLPALNPDVCIIHAQYVGEDGTVRIKGLTFADLEQAKSASKVIVTCEKILSRSEIRRDPDQNSLPPFLIDAVVKAPMAAHPTACHYFYDYDPSHLRLYSNMAHDDNDFKRYLKEWVYDIPDQETYLEKIGVSQLLKIKADPTLGYAPGLDRR